CGCCTTCGGCGAATTCCTCGAGTTCGAGACCCTCACCCTGTGTCCCATCGACACACGCTGCATCGAGCGCGGCCTGCTGCGCGCCGACGAGATCGACTGGCTCAACCGGTATCACACGGTGGTGAGGGAGCGGCTGGCGCCGTTGGTGACGGGGGACGCGCTGGCCTGGCTGGAGGCGCGGACGCAGGCGCTGTGACCAAGCCCGACACGGGCCCGCCGCATCCATCCGCTGCCACCGCATCCCATCCCCGCCTTACCGCAGTTCATCGCAACCCGCTTCCGGCCGGGCGCTCCGGTTCCTAAAGTTCGTTCCATCCCAGCCGCAACGAACACCAGGAGCCTCACATGATCAGCCGCCTCAGCGCCCTCGCCGCCGTCTTCGCCGTCGTCACCACCGCCTCCCTGGCCTACGCCGCCAACGTGCAGCAGGAACGAGCCCTCCAGGCCGCCTGCAATCCGATGCCCGTGCTGCAGTTCGAGCCCGTGACCATCATCGGCAAGCGCGCCGACGCATCGCTCTGATCCTCCGAGTTCCAGAGGCGCCGGCGCCAGCCGCCGCCTGCCGGACCGCTTCGTCGGCCCGAGTCCCACCGATCTCCGGGCCTCGGGCTTTTTTTCGTCCGGGTCGTGCCGCCGACGGCAGCGGCGGGCGCAGTGAGAAAATGCGCGCCATGACCGCCTTTCCCGTCGCGCGCCGTCCCTGGCTGCTCTGGGCCCTCGCCTCGGCGCTCGCCGCGCCGGCGGCGGGAGCGCTCGATGCGCCGGCCGGACGCGTCGTGCTGACGGTCACCGGCGAGATCGAGCAGCGCAATGCGCCGGACGGTGCCCAGTTCGACATGGCCATGCTCGAGAAGCTGCCGCAGCGCAGCTATTCCACGCGCACGCCCTGGTACCCGGAGCCGCGCAAGTTCACCGGCGTGCTGCTGCGCGACCTGCTCGCCGCGGTGGGCGCGCGTGGGAAGACCGTCAAGGCCGTCGCGCTGAACGACTACCGCGTCGACATCCCCGTCGAGGACGCCGCCCGCCACGACCTGATGGTGGCGTACCGCCTCGACGACAAGCCGATGGCCGTGCGCGACAAGGGCCCGCTGGTCGTCATCTATCCCTTCGACGCCCAGCCGGAACTGCGCAGCGCGGTCAACTACAGCCGCGCGGCCTGGCAGCTCAAGCAGCTCGAGTTGCGGTGAACCTGCAGCCTCCTCAGCAACCCAACGCCCGCGACCGCGTGCGGCGCATCTGGCTCACGCTCATCGGGCTCGCCCTGGCCCTCGCGCTGATCGGAACGGCCTACGTGCAGTGGCGCCAGTACGACCTGCTGGACGGCACCATCCAGTTCCAGAACGACGCCCTCGGCTGGAGCTTCTTCCAGCTCGAGGCCGAGCACCTGCGGTTGCGCAACGACCTCCAGCAGGCGATCTCCGAGCCCGACAGCCCGGCGCCGGGCCGGCTGCAGCTGCGCTACGACATCTTCGTCAGCCGCTTCGGACTGGTCGACCACGAGCGCGCCGCGCGCATCATGGCGCCCCAGGCGGCCTACGCCACGACGATGGACAAGGTGCGCCGCTTCGTCGCCCGGGCCGACCGCTACTTCGGCGCCAACCCGACGAACCCGTCTTCAACGGCGGCGCTGCGCGAGCTGCTGGCCGAACTGGACGGCCTCAGCGTCCCACTGCACGACTTGTCGCTCAGCGCCTCGCACCTGCTGTACGAGCGCGTGACGCAGCGCAACGCCGCGGTGCGCACGCAGAGCAAGCACGGCATCGCCCTGACGGTGTTCCAGTGCCTGCTGCTGCTGGTGTTTGCCTTCATCGTGCTGCGCCAGTTCCGCGCCCTGCTGCAGCGTCGCGACCGCCTCGAGCTGCTGGCCGAGCGCCTCGGCGCCGCGCGCATCGAGGCCGAATCCGCCAGCCGCGCGAAGAGCGCCTTCCTGGCCAACATGAGCCACGAGATCCGCACGCCCTTCCACGGGCTGCTGGGAATGATGTCCCTGCTGCAGGAGACGCCGCTGTCGGCGCAGCAGATGGGCTATCTGCACACCGCGAAGGAGTCGGCCAACCACCTGCTGGCGATCCTCAACGACATCCTCGACATCTCCAAGCTCGAGTCGGGCAACTTGCACGTCGTGCCGGCGGCGGTCGACCTGGCGCGGCTGGTGCGCGAGGTGGAGGCGCTGATGCGCGTGCAGGCGCAGTCCAAGGGGCTGGCGCTGGAGGTCTCGATGGAGGCCGAGGTGCCGCGCTGGGTCCGCGCGGATCCGACGCGGCTCAAGCAGATCCTGTTCAACCTGCTGAGCAACGCCGTCAAGTTCACCGCCGTCGGCCGCGTCGAGCTGAAGGTCGAGGCCGGCAGCGGGGCCGATGCGGGCCGCACGGTGTTCTCTGTCGTGGACACGGGCATCGGCATGGACGAGGCGACGCAGGGCCGTGTCTTCCAGCGCTTCGTGCAAGGCGACGACACCACCTCGCGCAGCCACGGCGGCGCCGGACTGGGACTGGAAATCTCCCGCAGCCTGGCGCGACTGATGCAAGGCGACATCACGGTCAAGAGCGCGCCGGGCCGCGGCAGCACCTTCGTGCTCAAGCTGCCGCTGCCCAAGATCGGGCCGCCGGCACCCGGCGCCAGCAGCGCCGCCGCCGCCACCGAAGGAGCCGGTCGCATGCTGAAAGTGCTGGTCGCGGAGGACCATCCGGTCAACCGGCTCTATCTCGAAGCGGTGCTCGACAAGCTGGGCCACCAGGCGGTGTTTGCCGAAAACGGCGAGGAAGCCGTTCGCGCCGCGCAGGAACAGGACTTCGACGTCGTCCTGATGGACTTGCACATGCCGGTGATGGACGGCTTCGCCGCCACGCGCGCCATCCGCGCCCTGCCGTTGCCGCGAGGCGCGATGCCGATCGTCGCGCTGACGGCCGACGCGTTCCAGGATTCGCAGGACCAGGCGCGGCTGGCCGGCATGGACGAGATGCTCACCAAGCCGGCGCACCTGCCCCAGCTGCGCGAGCTGCTGTCGCGCTACGGCGCCGGTGCGAGCCTGTCCGCGCCGCTGCCGCTGCCGGGATCACCCGAGACCAATGCCGACATCGTCGACCGCGCGACGGTGGAGCAATTCCACGCCTCGCTGTCGCCGCAGAAATACGCCAGCCTGCTGGCCAGCTTCTTCGAGTCGCACGCCGGTACGCTGGTCCGCCTGCGCGGCATGGCGGCGGCGGGCGACCGCAGCGGCGTATGGAGCCAGGCGCATGCGTTGAAGGGCGCCGCGCTCAGTCTGGGCCTGCGGGCCGTGGTGGAGCATGCCGAAGGCGTGAAGACCGCGGCCAGCGACAACGGGCACGGCGACGTGGCGGAGGCGCTCAGCGCGCTGGAGCGGCATCTGCAGATCACGAAGGACCTGTGTCAAAGCCTGGGGTGGCTGCCGGCGGCGGCGCCGGGGCGCACGGTGTCGTAGCTGCTCGCAGCTACACCACGACGGGCTCCGGCTCCAGGCGTATCCCGAACCTGCCGTACACGCTCTCCTGTATCGCGCGCGCCAGGGTCATCACCTCCGACCCGATGGCCCCGCCGCGGTTGACCAGCACGAGCGCCTGCTTCTCGTAGACGCCGGCCTTGCCCACCGTCTTGCCCTTCCACCCGCACGCATCGATCATCCAGCCCGCCGCGAGCTTCACGCTGCCGTCGGGCATCGGGTAGTGCACGATCTCCGGGTCGCGGCCGATGATGTCGCGGCATTGCTCCGGCGTGACCACCGGGTTCTTGAAGAAGCTGCCGGCATTGCCGATCTGCGCGGGGTCGGGCAGCTTGGCACGGCGAATCGCGATGATCCAGTCGGCGATCTGCTGCGCGCTCGGCTGCGTGATGCCGGTCTCGGACACCTTGCGCTCGAGCTCCAGGTAGCCCAGGACCGGCTTCCACGGCCGCGGCAGCCGAAACCGCACCCGGGTGATCAGCGTGCGGCCGGCCAGCGTGTGCTTGAACTCGCTGTCGCGATATCCGAAGGCGCAGATGGAAGCATGCAAGGTCACGCTGCGGCCGGTGACCAGATCGACCGCATCCAGCGACTCGAAGCGGTCCTGCAGCTCCAGCCCATAGGCGCCGATGTTCTGCACCGGGGCGGCGCCGACGGTGCCGGGGATCAGCGCCAGGTTCTCCAGCCCCGGGTAGCCCTGGGCCAGCGTCCAGATGACGAAGTCGTGCCAGTTCTCGCCGGCGCCGGCCTCGACGATCCACGCGTTGTCACGCTCCTCGATGAGCCGCCGGCCCATGACCTCGACCTTCACGACGACTTGCGGCATGTCGCGGGTGAGCACGATGTTGCTGCCGCCGCCGAGGATGAACTTGGGCGCACGGCCGAGCTGAGGGTGATCGACCACCTGGCGCACGTCGGCGTCGCTGGTGATGCGCACGAGGGTGTGCGCGACCGCCGGCAGACCGAAGGTGTTGTAGGGTTTCAGGCTCACAGCCGACTCGACATGCATGAGAGAATTTTCGCCGATCCGCCCATGTCCTTCCTCTGAAGATCTCCTTGCACCATGCCCAGCTTTGACACGGTCCTCGAACCCAATCTCGTCGAGGTGAAGAACGCCGTCGACCAGACCGCCAAGGAGATCGGCACGCGCTTCGATTTCAAGGGCTCCTCGGCGCGAATCGAGCAGAAGGACAAGGAGATCACGCTGTTCGCCGACAGCGATTTCCAGATCGGGCAGGTGATGGACATCCTGCTCGCCAAGCTCACCAAGCGCAATGTCGACGTGCGCTTCCTCGACCGCAGCGCCAAGATCGAGAAGATCGGCGGCGACAAGGTCAAGCAGCCGCTGACCGTGAAAAACGGCATCGACAGCGACACCGCGAAGAAGATTCAATCGCTGGTCAAGCAGAGCAAGCTCAAGGTGCAGGCTGCCATCCAGGGCGACACGGTTCGCGTCACCGGCGCCAAGCGCGACGATCTGCAGTCCGCGATGCGGCTCATCCGCGACGAAGTCAACGACACGCCGCTCAGCTTCACCAACTTCAGAGACTGATTCGATGCACCGTCTTGTCGGGCCAGGCCTGGCAGTCGCATGCCTGGCCGCGTCGGCCCAAACCGTCACGCTGTCCGGCAGCATGGGCGACAAGGCGCTGCTCGTCATCAACGGCATGCCGCGCACGGTGGCCGTCGGCGCCACGCAGCACGGCGTCAAGCTCGTCAGCGTCTCGCCCAACGAAGCCGTCATCGAGCTGCAGGGCAAGCGCGTGCCGCTGCAGCTGGGAGGCGCACCGGTCAACCTCGGCGGTGCGGCGAGCGAGGGCAGCGGCTCGCAGATCGTGCTCACGGCCGGTCCCGGCGGGCACTTCGTCACCGGCGGCAGCATCAATGGCCAGGCGGTGCAGTTCGTGGTCGACACCGGCGCCACCTACGTCGCGATGAGCCAGTCCGAGGCCGACCGCATCGGTCTCAAGTACAAGGCCGGGCGGCGCGGCCTGATGAACACCGCCAACGGCCAGGTGCCCGCCTACATCACGTCGCTCGATGTCGTGCGGGTCGGCGACGTGCAGGTCTACCACGTCGATGCGGTCGTCTTTCCGGCCGCGATGGACATCGTGCTGCTCGGCAACAGCTTCCTCACCCGCTTCCAGATGAAGCGCGAGAACGACCGGATGACGCTCGAGCGCCGTCCCTGACGTCGCCGGTCCCGCGGCGCTGTCACCGCTGGGACAGGGGTCAAAAGCACGATCGTGCTAAAACCCCCGTGATGGCATCGTGCCGCCCACCGGCACACAGGAGACAGACATGGACCTCAACTTCACGCCCGAGGAACAGGCGTTCCGCGCGCAGATCCGCGCCTGGGTGGCCGAGAACCTGCCGCAGGACCTCAGCCACAAGGTGCACCACGCGCTGCACCTGTCGCGCGACGACATGCAGCGCTGGGCGAAGATCCTCGGCAAGAAAGGCTGGCTGGGCTACGGCTGGCCCCAGCAGTTCGGCGGCCCCGGCTGGAATGCCGTCCAGCGGCACCTGTTCGAGGAAGAGCTCGCGCGGGCCGGTGCGCCGCGCATCGTGCCGTTCGGGCCGGTGATGGTGGCGCCGGTGATCATGGCCTTCGGCTCGCCCGAGCAGCAGAAGAAGCACCTGCCCGGCATCATGAGCGGCGAGGTGTGGTGGAGCCAGGGCTACAGCGAGCCGGGCTCCGGTTCCGACCTGGCGAGCGTGAAGACCCGCGCCGAACGCCGCGGCGACAAGTACATCGTCAACGGCCAGAAAACCTGGACCACGCTCGGCCAGTACGGCGAATGGATCTTCTGCCTGGTGCGCACCAGCACCGAGGGCAAGCCGCAAACCGGCATCAGCTTCCTGCTGATCGACATGAAGAGCCCTGGGATCACCGTGCGGCCCATCATCACGCTGGACGGCGAGCACGAGGTGAACGAGGTGTTCTTCGACAACGTCGAAGTGCCCGTCGAGAACCTCGTCGGCGAGGAGAACAAGGGCTGGACGTATGCCAAGTACCTTCTGGCCCACGAGCGCACCAACATCGCCGACGTCAACCGCGCCAAGCGAGAGCTCGAGCGGCTCAAGCGCATCGCGCAGGCCGAAGGCGTGTACGACGAGCCGCGCTTTCGCGACCAGATCGCGCTGCTCGAGGTCGACATCGTCGCGCTCGAGATGATGGTGCTGCGCGTGCTGTCCGCCGAGAAGAGCGGCAAGCAGTCGCTCGATGTCGCCGGCTTGCTGAAGATCCGCGGCAGCGAGATCCAGCAGCGCTACGCCGAGCTGATGATGCTGGCCGCCGGTCCGTACAGCGTGGCCTTCATCCGGGAGGCGATGGAAGCGGGCTGGCAGGGGGACTGCGTCGGCGCCCACTACATCGCACCGCTCGCGTCCACCTACTTCAACTACCGCAAGACGACGATCTACGGCGGATCGAACGAAGTTCAGCGCAACATCGTTTCGCAGACCGTGCTGGGAGCCTGACCATGGACTTCGATTTCACCGACGACCAGGAAATGCTGCGTGACTCCGTGCGCAAGTGGGTCGACAAGGGCTACGACTTCGAGCGGCGCCGCGCCATCGTCAAGCAAGGCGGCTTCTCGCGCGAAGCCTGGGGCGAGCTCGCGGGGCTGGGGCTCACCGGCCTGCACGTAGCCGAAGCGCACGGCGGCATGGGCTTCGGCCCGGTCGACGCGATGGTGGTGATGGAAGAGCTCGGCCGGGGCCTCGTGCTGGAGCCCTTCGCCCAAGGCGCACTCATCGCCGGCAAGGTGCTTTCGCAAGCGCCGCAGGCGATGCAGGCGGCCTGGCTGCCGAAGATCGCGGGCGGCGAGGCTCTGGTGGTGCTCGCGCACCAGGAACGCGGCGCGCGGTATCGGCTGAACCACGTCGCGACAGCAGCCAAGGGCAGCGGCGCGAGCTGGACGGTGTCCGGCGCGAAGAGCATCGTGCCGGTGGGCGACCAGGCCGACGCCTTCATCGTGCCGGCGCGCGTGTCGGGGGCGGTCGACGATGCTGCCGGCGTCGCGCTGTTCCTCGTCGAGCGCAGCGCCGCCGGCGTGGCAACGCGCGGCTACCCGACGCAAGACGGTGCGCGTGCCGCCGAGGTCACCTTGAACGACGCCCCGGCTGCGCTGATCGTGCCGGCCGGGGAAGGCTTCGGCGCTCTCGAGCGCGCAGTGGACGTCGGCATCGCCGCCGTCTGCGCTGAAGCGGTCGGCGCGATGGACAAGCTGGTGGCGCTCACCGTCGAATACATGAACACGCGCAAGCAGTTCGGCGTGCCGATCGCGACCTTCCAGGCGCTGCGCCACCGCATCGCCGACGTGAAGATGCAGCTCGAGCTGGGCCGCTCGATGAGCTACTACGCCAGCCTCAAGCTCGACGACGCCCCCGAGCAGCGCCGCCGCGCGCTCTCCCAGGCCAAGCTGCAGCTGGGCCAGTCGATGCGCTTCGTGGGGCAGCAGTGCATCCAGCTGCATGGCGGCATCGGCGTGACCGACGAGTACATCGGCAGCCACTACTTCAAGCGGTTGACGGTAATGGAGATGACCTTCGGCGACACGATGCATCACACCGGCGAGGTCTCGCGGCGCATGCAGGAAACCGCGGGAGTGTTCGGCTGATTCCATAATCGGCCGATGACCGGCTCGATCACCTCCGTCCCCGGCATCCTCTGCGGCCACTTCACCGACACCCGCCGTCCGACCGGCTGCACCGTCGTCCTCACGCCTGAGGGGGCGGTGGCGGGTGTCGACGTGCGCGGCGCGGCGCCCGGCACGCGCGAAACCGAATTGCTTTCGCCGCTGAATGCGGTGGAGAAGGTGCACGCGGTGCTGCTTGCCGGCGGCAGCGCCTTCGGGCTCGACGCAGCCGGCGGCGTGATGCGCTGGCTCGAGGAGCGCGGCATCGGCGTGCAGGTGGGCCCCGCACGCGTGCCCATCGTGCCCGCCGCGATCCTGTTCGACCTGTTCACCGGCGACCCCACGATCCGCCCCGATGCCGCCGCCGGCTATGCCGCGTGCGCGGCGGCCAGCACACAGACGCCCGCCGAGGGCAACGTCGGCGCCGGGGCCGGGGCGGTCGTCGGCAAGCTGTTCGGCATCCAGCGCGCCATGAAGGGCGGCATCGGCACGGCGGCCCTGACCGTAGGAGGCATCACGGTCGGCGCCATCGTCGCCGTCAACGCGGTCGGCGACGTCATCGATCCCGCCACCGGCCGGCCGATCGCCGGTGCGCGCAGCGAAGACGGCCGCACGCTGATCCATGCCACGCACGCCATCCTCAACGGCGAGACGCCCATGCTGATCGAGCCGGCGTCGTCCACCACGCTGGGCGTCATCGCCACCGATGCCGTGCTGACCAAGGCCGAGGCCGGCAAGCTCGCCCAGATGGCGCACGACGGC
The Piscinibacter sp. XHJ-5 DNA segment above includes these coding regions:
- a CDS encoding YajQ family cyclic di-GMP-binding protein, with translation MPSFDTVLEPNLVEVKNAVDQTAKEIGTRFDFKGSSARIEQKDKEITLFADSDFQIGQVMDILLAKLTKRNVDVRFLDRSAKIEKIGGDKVKQPLTVKNGIDSDTAKKIQSLVKQSKLKVQAAIQGDTVRVTGAKRDDLQSAMRLIRDEVNDTPLSFTNFRD
- a CDS encoding molybdopterin-dependent oxidoreductase, with the protein product MTAFPVARRPWLLWALASALAAPAAGALDAPAGRVVLTVTGEIEQRNAPDGAQFDMAMLEKLPQRSYSTRTPWYPEPRKFTGVLLRDLLAAVGARGKTVKAVALNDYRVDIPVEDAARHDLMVAYRLDDKPMAVRDKGPLVVIYPFDAQPELRSAVNYSRAAWQLKQLELR
- a CDS encoding acyl-CoA dehydrogenase family protein, encoding MDLNFTPEEQAFRAQIRAWVAENLPQDLSHKVHHALHLSRDDMQRWAKILGKKGWLGYGWPQQFGGPGWNAVQRHLFEEELARAGAPRIVPFGPVMVAPVIMAFGSPEQQKKHLPGIMSGEVWWSQGYSEPGSGSDLASVKTRAERRGDKYIVNGQKTWTTLGQYGEWIFCLVRTSTEGKPQTGISFLLIDMKSPGITVRPIITLDGEHEVNEVFFDNVEVPVENLVGEENKGWTYAKYLLAHERTNIADVNRAKRELERLKRIAQAEGVYDEPRFRDQIALLEVDIVALEMMVLRVLSAEKSGKQSLDVAGLLKIRGSEIQQRYAELMMLAAGPYSVAFIREAMEAGWQGDCVGAHYIAPLASTYFNYRKTTIYGGSNEVQRNIVSQTVLGA
- a CDS encoding ATP-binding protein, giving the protein MNLQPPQQPNARDRVRRIWLTLIGLALALALIGTAYVQWRQYDLLDGTIQFQNDALGWSFFQLEAEHLRLRNDLQQAISEPDSPAPGRLQLRYDIFVSRFGLVDHERAARIMAPQAAYATTMDKVRRFVARADRYFGANPTNPSSTAALRELLAELDGLSVPLHDLSLSASHLLYERVTQRNAAVRTQSKHGIALTVFQCLLLLVFAFIVLRQFRALLQRRDRLELLAERLGAARIEAESASRAKSAFLANMSHEIRTPFHGLLGMMSLLQETPLSAQQMGYLHTAKESANHLLAILNDILDISKLESGNLHVVPAAVDLARLVREVEALMRVQAQSKGLALEVSMEAEVPRWVRADPTRLKQILFNLLSNAVKFTAVGRVELKVEAGSGADAGRTVFSVVDTGIGMDEATQGRVFQRFVQGDDTTSRSHGGAGLGLEISRSLARLMQGDITVKSAPGRGSTFVLKLPLPKIGPPAPGASSAAAATEGAGRMLKVLVAEDHPVNRLYLEAVLDKLGHQAVFAENGEEAVRAAQEQDFDVVLMDLHMPVMDGFAATRAIRALPLPRGAMPIVALTADAFQDSQDQARLAGMDEMLTKPAHLPQLRELLSRYGAGASLSAPLPLPGSPETNADIVDRATVEQFHASLSPQKYASLLASFFESHAGTLVRLRGMAAAGDRSGVWSQAHALKGAALSLGLRAVVEHAEGVKTAASDNGHGDVAEALSALERHLQITKDLCQSLGWLPAAAPGRTVS
- a CDS encoding retropepsin-like aspartic protease, producing MHRLVGPGLAVACLAASAQTVTLSGSMGDKALLVINGMPRTVAVGATQHGVKLVSVSPNEAVIELQGKRVPLQLGGAPVNLGGAASEGSGSQIVLTAGPGGHFVTGGSINGQAVQFVVDTGATYVAMSQSEADRIGLKYKAGRRGLMNTANGQVPAYITSLDVVRVGDVQVYHVDAVVFPAAMDIVLLGNSFLTRFQMKRENDRMTLERRP
- a CDS encoding acyl-CoA dehydrogenase family protein, whose amino-acid sequence is MDFDFTDDQEMLRDSVRKWVDKGYDFERRRAIVKQGGFSREAWGELAGLGLTGLHVAEAHGGMGFGPVDAMVVMEELGRGLVLEPFAQGALIAGKVLSQAPQAMQAAWLPKIAGGEALVVLAHQERGARYRLNHVATAAKGSGASWTVSGAKSIVPVGDQADAFIVPARVSGAVDDAAGVALFLVERSAAGVATRGYPTQDGARAAEVTLNDAPAALIVPAGEGFGALERAVDVGIAAVCAEAVGAMDKLVALTVEYMNTRKQFGVPIATFQALRHRIADVKMQLELGRSMSYYASLKLDDAPEQRRRALSQAKLQLGQSMRFVGQQCIQLHGGIGVTDEYIGSHYFKRLTVMEMTFGDTMHHTGEVSRRMQETAGVFG
- a CDS encoding P1 family peptidase → MTGSITSVPGILCGHFTDTRRPTGCTVVLTPEGAVAGVDVRGAAPGTRETELLSPLNAVEKVHAVLLAGGSAFGLDAAGGVMRWLEERGIGVQVGPARVPIVPAAILFDLFTGDPTIRPDAAAGYAACAAASTQTPAEGNVGAGAGAVVGKLFGIQRAMKGGIGTAALTVGGITVGAIVAVNAVGDVIDPATGRPIAGARSEDGRTLIHATHAILNGETPMLIEPASSTTLGVIATDAVLTKAEAGKLAQMAHDGLARTIDPVHTMTDGDTLFALATGASGQRRHLTVLGAVAARVTALAVLSAVRAAVGLAGLPAERDLPPYTPPPTR
- the murB gene encoding UDP-N-acetylmuramate dehydrogenase gives rise to the protein MHVESAVSLKPYNTFGLPAVAHTLVRITSDADVRQVVDHPQLGRAPKFILGGGSNIVLTRDMPQVVVKVEVMGRRLIEERDNAWIVEAGAGENWHDFVIWTLAQGYPGLENLALIPGTVGAAPVQNIGAYGLELQDRFESLDAVDLVTGRSVTLHASICAFGYRDSEFKHTLAGRTLITRVRFRLPRPWKPVLGYLELERKVSETGITQPSAQQIADWIIAIRRAKLPDPAQIGNAGSFFKNPVVTPEQCRDIIGRDPEIVHYPMPDGSVKLAAGWMIDACGWKGKTVGKAGVYEKQALVLVNRGGAIGSEVMTLARAIQESVYGRFGIRLEPEPVVV